One genomic segment of Chelonia mydas isolate rCheMyd1 chromosome 1, rCheMyd1.pri.v2, whole genome shotgun sequence includes these proteins:
- the GUCA1C gene encoding guanylyl cyclase-activating protein 3, with protein MFDTMGASASADDINAMEIHHWYTKFMKECPSGQLCLHEFKHVLGLQGLTQDANKYVEQVFHTFDMNKDGFIDFLEFIAAINLVIRGKIDQKLKWYFKLYDADGNGTIDKKELLSIFMAIQAINGNQSMTPEEFTNMVFQKIDVNNDGELTLEEFINGVESDASLLELISKSFDLSNVLKVIQSGRRHSI; from the exons ATGTTTGACACTATGGGTGCCAGTGCATCAGCAGATGATATTAATGCCATGGAAATCCATCACTGGTACACAAAATTTATGAAGGAGTGCCCATCTGGACAGCTTTGTCTTCATGAATTTAAACATGTTCTAGGTCTGCAAGGTCTTACTCAAGATGCAAACAAGTACGTTGAACAAGTATTTCACACTTTTGACATGAATAAG GATGGATTTATAGACTTTTTGGAGTTTATAGCTGCAATAAATTTGGTTATACGAGGGAAAATCGACCAAAAACTGAAATGGTATTTTAAGCTATATGATGCTGATGGCAACGGAACCATTGACAAAAAAGAACTCCTAAGCATATTCATG GCTATCCAGGCTATTAATGGCAACCAGAGTATGACTCCTGAAGAGTTCACAAACATGGTATTTCAGAAGATAGATGTAAACAATGATG ggGAACTGACGTTAGAAGAGTTTATCAATGGTGTGGAAAGCGACGCGAGCCTCTTGGAACTGATTTCAAAAAGTTTTGACCTTTCCAATGTACTTAAAGTCATACAAAGTGGGAGGCGGCATAGCATCTGA